CAGGCGGACAACCCCCCCTCGGATCTGCTGCTGACTGAGGACGAGTTCTTGTCGTTCCTTCACCCCGAGCACAGCCGTGGCATGCTCAAGTTCATGGTCAAGGAGATTGTCCGGGACCTGGGTGAGGCCTGGCCGGAGGGAGGCCCTGgtgcccccggggtgggggtgggggtaggggcagcTGGGCTGGAGGGCGGGGCCCACTGGCACCTGCAGCGACTCTCCCATCAGGGGTCAGCCTGGGGGTCTCGGAGGCTGTGTGGCCACCTGGTGAGGGAAGGCCAGGACTTGCCCTGGGCCGTCTGACTTCCACCAGGCTCCCGGGCACCTGTTTTGAGACGCACCTGTTCTGCTTTAGGCTGAAAATTTCGCAGCAGACCTGTCTGATGGACTTTCTTCTGGGTGGGCCTGGGTGGTCCCGTGCTCACTTGGGGTCTGAGTGTCCACACCTCTGTCCTGCAGACCAGGACGGTGACAAGCAGCTCTCGCTGCCTGAGTTCATCTCTCTGCCCGCGGGCACGGTGGAGAACCAGCAGGGCCAGGACATCGATGACAGTTGGGTCAGAGACCGGAAAAAGGAGTTTGAGGAGCTAATCGACGCCAACCATGATGGGATCGTGACCATGGCGGAGCTGGAGGTGAGCGCAGGTggtggggggcgtgggggtgcCTCTGGGGTTGGGCTCAGGGCCCCGAGGCTTCCCGTGGGGCTGCAGTGGGAGGGAAGGCGGCACCGGTCCGGCTGTGGCCGGTCACTTGGTCACTTAGTGGCACCTAGAAGCGGGCTCCCTCAGGGGTGGGGGTCCACCCCACCAGCCTGGTCGCCTTTGGCACTCAGAGGGGATTCGAGCGGGGTGCCTGTGCCTGCCCCCTGGTCGGGGTGCCCCCTGgtcggggtgtctgggtgtcttgGCCTCTCGAGGCCCCAAGAAGCCGCTCCCTAGTGGGCATCTGGCTGGACGCTGGGGCCGTGGGCCACGTTGGAACCCACCATCTCCCCCCGAAGTGTTTTCACTGGTGCCGAGTAGGCTTGTTTCCCCATCACTGTATGACTCGTTCGTCGCACATCAGAATTCTCTGCTCCCTTGCTGATAGCTGGAGGACGGACACCTGTGGTTCACGGGTTGAACGGTGGCTGATTTGGTCCATGTTTCCGCCTGTGTCCGTGCCCCGCGCGCCCCACTGCCAGGCCGCGGGTGGCCACTCAAAGCTTCTTGCGCTCCAAGagagctcccctccctccctccctcccgtggTGGGGGCTCCCTGGCGAGGACGGGGAGGCAGTGAATCTCCTGCACCCACACAGGCGAGGCTCCCTGGCCCTGAGCCACTTCCAGCCTGGTGTGTGCCTTCCAGAACATTCAGGAACACGCCGCCATCCCcttcctgctgcttctgtgctatCAGCCATTGGGGGGGCGGGGTTTAAACAAGGACTTGCTCTTTGTAGCTGGTTAGAGGGTTCCAGCCTTGCTGCTGCTGCCTGAGGCACAAGGTGCTGACCTCGCTGACCGGGTGTCCGTGTGGGGCGGGGGCGTCCGCCTCGGTGGGGGCTCTCAGCCGTGTCACCACATGCGGACTTTGGGCGCCATTGTGACAGTGGCACCTGAGGTCCAGGGGTCCCAGTGCCGCCGGGGAGCGGGCGGGCCAGGGGGTCCCTGGCGGCCAGGGCCGCGCTGACGCGGTGCCCGCGACCACCGTAGGACTACATGGACCCCATGAATGAGTACAACGCCCTTAACGAGGCCAAACAGATGATCGCCATCGCCGATGAGAACCAGAACCACCACCTGGAGCCCGAGGAGGTCCTCAAGTACAGCGAGTTCTTCACGGGCAGCAAGCTGATGGACTATGCCCGCAACGTGCACGAGGAGTTCTGAGCCCGagccccccgccgcccgcccctcccggaagcctccctccctcctgccgcCCTCGGGCCCCGGGTCCAGGCTCCTCAAAGTTGTGCTAGAGCAGGCCGGAGCCCCCGAGGCGCGCCACGGGCTGGCCACCCCTGTGCGTGGGGCCCCACGTGCTGCCACGTGTCACTTCTGGGAAGCGGGTGCCGTTGTGCGAGGGCACGGACCACAGTGGCGCCCTCCCTACGGGCTCACCACACCTGTGGGAAGTAACGTGGCTCCTGCTGCCTCCTTAAAGACCGAGCGGTGGAGCTCGTGCTCGAATGTGCTGCCGGTGGCCAGTGGCTGGGGGTGCCTGCCCTTCTGAGCGGAGGACGCTCGGTCTCCGAAAACACAAACACTTGTGACAAGAATCTtatgaatttactttaaaatatagttgcctttttctcccactcccagcttctttttttttttttttttttttaagcccataCAATGATTTTGGAACGTTTGTGGCTAGGTGGCTTCCACTTAGCGCTTTTGAGGTGGGCGATTTGGTGAGAACAGAGAGTTTGGTCAGGCAGGTGCGGGAAGGACCAGGATCCCGGGTGGGGCTGCATGCGACAGATGTGTTTACCGACAACGGGGACCTCTGGGAGCTCGTGGGAGATGGCTTTCGCAGGAAGCCAAGGGTGTGGGCTACAGATTTAAAGtcaggagcctgaagcctgggcCTGGGTGAGACcccctgggaggggctgggggggggtgggggggcaagggAACCGGAGTTCCTGGTAGAAAGGGAAGATCTGCGAACAAGCCCTTAGGGGAgggaccggggtggggggtggtgagaacTCAGGAGTCCACCGAGACTGGCCTCAGAGCCCCCAGCCCGGCTGGTTGTGGGGGCCTGGAGTCTCCCTGAGCCGGTGGTCAGGGCCTGGGGACAGGACAGCGATGTTGGCTGAGGTTCCACCAGACCTGCATTTCTCACACATGCTGTCCCAGTCCTTCCTGGGGGGTCAGCTCTGCCCCGTGCTTGACTGGCGTTGGGGACGGAGGGCATTGAACTGTGAGGGTTTCGCAGTCCCTGACCCCACATGCCTCTCAGCTGCCACCTCCggtctctgctccccccaccccctccctgctggccATCCTCTCAGGAGCCCTGCGCTGTGGTCCGTGGCTCCTCGGCGGACAGCTCGCCCAGCCAGTGGGTCCACCCTTGCCACAGGGACCCGCTTCCGAAAAGCGTGGGAGTGGGGCCGCTGCAGAGGAACAAGGGCGCGGTGACACCTGGGCTGGTTTCTAGGCAAACAAGAGGAAAGACTTCAGAAGGGACGAGAGTGCGTGGTGGGAGGGGTCCCCATGGTGGCCAGGCCCACGTGGGTGCATCAGCAGCAAGCAGGTGTGTGACACTTGGAGGTGTGGGCTGAGCTGGTGGGGGGGGTCGGCTCGGCCCACAGGATGGCGGTGGATCGAGCGGGTGACATACAGTTAGTTGTCTGTGCTCCACGGGCCGCTGTGGACCGATGCGGATACATGGGCCAGGTGTGCAGGGCCTCAGGCGGTGGAGGCCGGCGCCGCCGGAGAGGGGAGCACTGCCCACCAGACCCCCGGGTTGTTCCCTCACCCTCAGAGGCTCCGGTTTGTTTTTGTCAATTTAAGAAAAGGTTTTTCTCACCACCTGTGGGAGAcggcgtgcacgcacacacacacacacacacacgcgcgcgcgcgcgcgcgcgtgcacatgcacgcacacccGGCCGTCTGGAGGCCCTGATCCCCTTCCCTGTGTGGACCCCGTCTCACTTGGCAGGCGTGGCGAAGGCTGACCCTGAGTGGCCCCCTGCCCGCTGGGAGAGCTGCCTCTGCCTCCACCCCAGCCGCTGTGGGCCGTGGCCGCCTCCCTGGCAGCCTTGCCCCGCAGAGCCCAGGAGGAATTTCCCACAGACGGGCCGGGGGAGCTCAGCTTCCTTACCTGTTTTTCTCGGGGAGGGGGATTTCCAGCTCCTACCCCGCTCTCGTCCCATCCCCAAGCGAGGCCCCCTGCctgaaactttttaaagtaactgtTGAATGGTTAATTTCATCTCACGGTTGTGATTTGAAAGGTACAAAAATGACACAGTAGAGCGTCCCCTTCCTCGAGGGGTGTAAGAGAAAATGCACACGTATGCACACGTTCGTCTGGTGTGCGCACATGCGTGTGCCTGTGTCCTTCCCCCTTGACCCACCACAGAGTTCCTGCACACGGGCCTTCCCCGCCTGCCCTGGATCCACCCAGATCTGTGTCTGAGGGCGCCACGCGCTCCGTAGGATCACACTGGGTCGTTCCAGTCTTTACTGCTGCCTTGGTGCCGTGGGGGCACCCTAAGCCcagggtgggtgtggggcagggtggggagagcctgatgtggcctCTAAAGTTCGTGGGGAGGCGGAGTTGGCCCCGCCAGCAGACGGCACACAGAGTCCTGCTGGCCTCCACCCGGCCGGGGAGTCGGAGTGGGTGCTGATGGTTTGCTTTCACaggactccccacccccaccccaaagaaGTACCTGGGTGTTCACACACGTCCCGGCACGTGAGGCCGGTGACACACACATGTGCCCGCGCACGGACACGGGTTCGCACGTGCTCTTGGGCACACTGCCCCCAGGATGCAGCTGCAGGCGTTTGGTCCGTGGGGCCGTCCGAACACAGCACCATGCATGGGGCAGCTTAAACAGCGGTCCTGGGGCCCCGGTCAAGTGTGGGCAGGGCTGCtctctcctgaggcctctctccttggtggCAGATGCCGCCTTCTCCTTTGTCCTCGCCAGGCAAAgagaccctccctccctcaaggTGGGAAGAGACTCTCCTGGGGTCTCTCCCAAAAGGACCACGGTCCTGTGGGGTCAGGGCCCAGCCCTCTGACCCCGTCTAGCCCTAACCACGCCCCtagaggccccatctccaaacactGCCACGTTGGGGGTTGGCTTCAGCACgtggggacacagttcagtccctGACACTTGCGGTGTTCAGACACGCTCAGCCTCACGCACACTCTCCCACACCAGCACCCCCCTGCGTCCGCACCTGCCTGCTTGCCACACTGCTCCACACCTGCACGCGCTCTCCCACGTGCTCCCACGGGTGCACGCTTGCTCTGAGCTAGTTCTGGGCACTTGTGCCAGGGACCGTGCTCTGGAGGCGGGAGcactccttttcttccccctgagCTGGTGCCCAGTCATGGGTCCAGATGGTGAAGGGCCTGTCTCCCGACCCAGTGTGCTGCCTCAGTTCACCCGTGTCCTCTGTGCACACTTTTGCTGAGGGGGTGAAGACTGGCGtgaatgtggccttttgtgtgtgtgtgggggggggggggtaggaataGCCAGCCGCCTGTCCCCCCGGAGGGGCCGACCCTGCCCTGTACAGGGAGAGTGGGTGCCCAGAAGGAGCGGGCTTTGGAGGGGTTCTGAGACCAACCCTCCTCCAAGTGGCTTGAgtgggcagagcagggcaggaaGGCATCCAGGGTGCCCCGCTTCCCTGGTGAGATGGGAGCCAGAGGGGTCCCgtgtcggggggcgggggtgggtgtaGACCGGATGGGCCTGGCAGGGGCCAGGGGGCTGTGGGGCCGCACTTTGGCCCCGGGGTCTGTCTGCATGCTGCAGGAGGGGTCTGGGCTGGTGCCCAGCTGCCAGCTGGCTGAGTGTGAGGTTAGTAGGTGTCGTTGAGGGGATGGGGACCGGGCCCCGGGGCAGAAGAGAAGCCCACATCCCAGACAGGCTGCCTTCCTGCCACCAGCCCGGGTCAGGGGTCGCCAGCCCTTCCTGGGCCTCCTTCCTCCtggtcccctcctcctccctccctccccacccctcccccgcagcCCTTATAGCCACATCCTGCAAGGAAAAACCCCAGACTCCTGCACCGGGCAGAGATGAGGGTGGCTGTGGGGGCTCAGCGGCCCAGGGCGCCTCACTCAGCTGTCCAGCTCCTGGGGCTTGTGCTGGGCACCGCGGCCGCGCTCCACTGTGTCGGGAACACCTACCCCAAAGACGGCAGGTGCTGTAGCGAGTGCCCACCAGGTGAGTGGTCTGGCCACAGAActggggaggggtgcctgtgGGGGCATGGGGATGAGGTACGTGGGGAGAGGGGACATGGAGACCTGGGACATGGGGACACGGGGACAAGGGCCATGGGGATGGAGACAGGGAtcggggagggggaaagggggacagGGACATGGGGACAAGGGGACAAGGACCATAGGGATGGAGGCATGGGGAtcggggagggggaaagggacacaGGGACATGGGGACAAGGGGACAAGGGCCATAGGGATGGAGACACGGGGAAAGGGACACAGGGACATGGGGACAAGGGGACAAGGGCCACAGGGATGGAGGCATGGGGAtcggggagggggaaagggacacaGGGACATGGGGACAAGGGGACAAGGGCCGTAGGGATGGAGACACGGGGAAAGGGACACAGGGACATGGGGACAAGGGGACAAGGGCCATAGGGATGGAGACACGGGGatcggggaggggggaagggggacagggacATGGGGACAAGGGGACAAGGGCCATAGGAATGGAGGCATGGGGAtcggggagggggaaagggacatGGGGACATGGGGACAAGGGGACAAGGGCCATAGGGATGGAGACACGGGGAAAGGGACACAGGGACATGGGGACAAGGGGACAAGGGCCATAGGGATGGAGGCATGGGGatcggggaggggggaagggggacagggacATGGGGACAAGAGGACAACGGCCATAGGGATGGAGGCATGGGGAtcggggagggggaaagggacacaGGGACATGGGGACAAGGGGACAAGGGCCATAGGGATGGAGACACGGGGAAAGGGACACAGGGACATGGGGACAAGGGGACAAGGGCCATAGGGATGGAGGCATGGGGAtcggggagggggaaagggggacagGGACATGGGGACAAGGGGACAAGGGCCATAGGGATGGAGGCATGGGGAtcggggagggggaaagggacacaGGGACATGGGGACAAGGGGACAAGGGCCATAGGGATGGAGACACGGGGAAAGGGACACAGGGACATGGGGACAAGGGGACAAGGGCCATAGGGATGGAGACACGGGGAAAGGGACACAGGGACATGGGGACAAGAGGACAAGGGCCACAGGGATGGAGGCATGGGGAtcggggagggggaaagggacacaGGGACATGGGGACAAGGGGACAAGGGCCGTAGGGATGGAGACACGGGGAAAGGGACACAGGGACATGGGGACAAGGGGACAAGGGCCATAGGGATGGAGACACGGGGatcggggaggggggaagggggacagggacATGGGGACAAGGGGACAAGGGCCATAGGAATGGAGGCATGGGGAtcggggagggggaaagggacatGGGGACATGGGGACAAGGGGACAAGGGCCATAGGGATGGAGACACGGGGAAAGGGACACAGGGACATGGGGACAAGGGGACAAGGGCCATAGGGATGGAGGCATGGGGatcggggaggggggaagggacacAGGGACATGGGGACAAGGGGACAAGGGCCATAGGGATGGAGACACGGGGAAAGGGACACAGGGACATGGGGACAAGGGGACAAGGGCCATAGGGATGGAGGCATGGGGAtcggggagggggaaagggggacagGGACATGGGGACAAGGGGACAAGGGGACAAGGGCCATAGGGATGGAGACACGGGGAAAGGGACACAGGGACATGGGGACAAGGGGACAAGGGCCATAGGGATGGAGGCATGGGGatcggggaggggggaagggggacagggacATGGGGACAAGAGGACAAGGGCCATAGGGATGGAGGCATGGGGAtcggggagggggaaagggacacaGGGACATGGGGACAAGGGGACAAGGGCCATAGGGATGGAGGcatggggagagggggacagggacaTGGGGACAAGGGACATGGGAATGGGAGACATGAGGTgaggaatggggagagagagatagaaacacgGGGGCCTGGGACACGGGGATGTGCAGATGGGGTCCTGGGACACAGGTGTCACGGACTAGGGGACTCGGGACAGTGGCCCGGCCAGAGGCTGGGCAGGTTGAGTCCACCCTCCTCATCCTGCAGGTTATGGGATGGAGAGTCGCTGCAGCAGTGACCAGGACACCAAGTGCCTCCAGTGCGCGTCCGGCTTCTACAATGAGGCCGTGAACTACGAGCCTTGCAAGCCCTGCACACAGTGCAACCAGAGTGAGCGCCACCCcggccctggcccctggccccccaCCTGCGTCCCGTCGCCCCGCCCAGTGCTCTCGTGCGGCCCCCAGCGCCACAGAAACAAACCCCAAACCACAATGGGGCTGCCACACCACGGAGGTCCCCAAGGAGAACCTTCCTCCTCCCAGGGGGGCTGAGGCCACGCGGAGTCAGGGAGGAGCATGTGCCTGCCAGGTGGCCTTTGGGGTGACGAGACCTGGATCCCAAGGGCCACGTAGGGTCCTGGTACAGGCCtgagggaaggtgggaagggaggCTGCCGTGGCCACCGGATGCCCTAGGGGCCAGAGGAATATGGCCTCCAGGGGCTGTGTGTGGGGCTGCTGGTCCGGGGACCCTCGGCTTCTGTCCTCCGGCCTCTCTGCATCCCTGCCAGCTGTGCCTGCCTcacctgacccccccccccccccccaggaagtgGGAGCGAGCCCAAGCAGAGATGCACACCCACGCAGGACACCGTCTGCCGCTGCAGGCCAGGCACTGAGCCCCAGGACGGTTACGATCGTGGAGTCGGTGAGCCCGGAGTGGGGGGGGCAGTGTGTGCGGTGAGccccgggcggggtggggggcagtgtgtgtgtgagaggccAGGGTCACGTGCCTGGGGGGGGCCTCAGGAGCTGTAAAAGAAGCATGTCTTCCATATCGCACGCTCTCACTTCCCCTGTACCCCCATCCCAGTCCTGCCACCACGTTCCTTTCCCCCAACAGACAGGTGCCCAgaagggggtggggcggggcaccGGGTCCTGGCCAGTGGGTGGATGTGGGCAGGGAGGAGCTTCCGGAGGGCACGGTAGGTGAGCGCCTAGCCCTCCAGGACCAGCCCCCAGTGGCTGCAGCGTCCAGGTCCCTGAGGTGGCAGGGGATGGACTGAGATTGTCCTTGTCTTTGTTGCAGACTGTGCCCCATGCCCACCGGGATATTTCTCCCCAGGCGATGACCAGGCTTGCAAGCCCTGGACCAAGTGAGtgtcctgggggcctggggatCAAGGGGCCAGGCCTGGGAGCAGGAAGCTggcggctgggggtggggtgctccTGGCTCCTGCTGCCCTGACAAATGGCCCGGTCCCCTCATGACTCCTGCTCCTCATGGCCCATGACCCTGGCCCCACCATGGCCCCTGCCTGCCCGCTCAGCCCCGCGTCCAGCCTCCTCCACCAGCCTGGCTGCTGGGCCGGAGTGAGGAGTGTGTGAGACTCTTTCCCAGGCCCTGGGAGTTTATGAGACCAGTCAGTTGTAGCTGGGGGCTCCgtggtgggggcaggaagagacGAACAAGCTGGTGGTGTGAGAGGGCAAGACTGGGCTGGAGCCGGCTGGGAGGAGActgtggggagcagagggaggggacatGGGGAGTGAGGGTGTGAGCAGGTGGCCTTGGAGACCCTGCAGGGTGTGAGGCCCCCCgggggggggtgaggggcccGGGCAGGTCTTTGGCGGCCCACACAGTGATCCAGTGTGGGTCCCCAGCTGCTCCCCACATCCCCCGGTCCTGTCTCGGTGCTGGGCCCATCCCGTCGGTctggcaggaggcaggggaggtggTGGTACAGACCTATGGCCTGATCCACACCCCCTGCCCTTCTCAGCTGCACCTTGGCGGGAAAGCGCACGCTGCGGCCGGCCAGCCAAGGCTCAGATGCCGTGTGTGAGGACAGGAGCCCCCCAGCCACCACGCCTTGGGAGACCCAGGGCCCCCCAGTCCGGCCCCCTACCACCCAGCCCACCACAGCCTGGCCTAGGACCTCACAGGAGCCCTTCACACCCCCTGCAGAGCCCCCCAGGGGTAAGGGGGCCTGGCCTTGCCCCAGCAGGGCCCTCCCCCCAGTCCAAAAAagaagggggctgggggaggatgGGGTAGAGACGCCCTCTGCCCTCATTGGGGTCCTCCTGGGGCAGGTGGACTGCTTCCTCTGGTGGCCCCAACCTCAGCAGGCCCCGCCTCCCCACAGGTCCCCAGCTGGCCGCtgtcctgggcctgggcctgggcctgcttGCCCCGGTGGCGGCCGCACTGGCCCTGCTCCTGCACCACAGAGCCTGGCGGCTACCCCCCGGTGAGTGCGCAGTGTGTCCCCAGCCCAGACGGCTTCCCGAAGGGGTGGGGCCGTTGCCCAcctccccccctctcctcctccccaggtggAAATAGCTTCCGGACCCCCATCCAAGAGGAGCATGCCGATGCCAACTCCACCCTGGCCAAGATCTGAGCGGCCAGGCCAGGGGCCCAGAGGGTCTGCTAGACATTGAGGGGCCGTGGGGCACCCCCAAGCACGGGCCGCCACATCCCAccttcccaccacccaccctgCCACCCTGCGCCGTTTTAGGTGCTCCTGGGCTGACACCCAGGGCTCTGCTATGTATGCTGTGCATACTCCCCGCCCAGggtggtgcccccccccccccccaataaacgACACTGGCACATGTGGTCTCTGACCGGGCACTGGTGGTCTGGGGGCTGCACAcgtgcggtggggggggggggaggggggggctgggGCTGTGCCCACCTCTGGCTGGAGAGGGGGCTCAAGCCGACTGCTCAGAGACCCCAGGACCCCTGCCCTCATCCTTCTCTGGGCACATCCCAGCACCTGTGGTGGGACGTGGAGGCCTAAATGAGCGTCCTGGGGGTGGGGTTTGGACAACCCAGCAGCTTGTGGGGGGAATTCAGGAGCTGCTCCCCCCCAGACCCTAAACCTGGGTGAGTGGGCCCGAGGCCCCCCCAGTGCTAATGGGAGCAAGTAGGAGGCCTGAGGGCCTGGTCCCCAAGGGCACTTTTGAGAGCGACCCTTCGGGTTTATGTGTTCCCCTGAAGGAGAGAGCTCTTTCTCGAGGCCTCTCAAACCCCCTGCCCTGCCAGACCTGCGAGTGGGTCCGCGCAGCAGCACTTTGGGAAACGAGAGGCTTCTGGCGGGGCGGACTGCACGGCGGCCAGCTGTCCAAATGCCCATCGACGGCACAGTCCCACTGACCTCAGCGTGCCTTCCAGGACCATGGGGCCCTCCCGCTGGGGCGCCAGGCCACAGAGCGAATGTCCTTCATGGCTGCGGGGCATCCCGCAGCCAGCAGGTGACTCTGAGCCCTGGTTTTGGCAGAGCCTCAGCTCTGGCCACCAACCCTCCTTGTTTCCTGGGCCATCTTTCTCCCCAAGGTCGCCCCAAAGGCCTGTTCAGCCTGTCTTCAAATCTCCTAGTGCTCCCGCCCTGGCCCGAACACCGCCAAGGGGAGACAGGGCCGTCCCTTGTTCATCAGCACCGAGTCCCCACAGGCGTGGGACTCAGCAGGGAACAAACCAATGTAAACCGTGCCCTCCAACAGACAGCAAATCCACACCATTGATTTGGGGATCAGGGGTCCCCAGGACAGCATGGAGGCTATGGAAAAGTGCTGTGGGGCTGGTGGAGGGGCCAGATCCTTGGGGGCCAGGGCTTCCTCTCCACACCTCCCCGCTCTTCCCCCCTTCGCACACCCAGGATGCCCTTCGCTTGCCTGGCTGCCCCAGCTCTGCCATCGGATGGGAAGGTGGACAGACTCAGCTTTTCTTTGCTGCCACACTGACCCTGAGCACACTCTCCgacccctcaccccctgcccttcTGCTGAAAAACCCCAGCCTCCATCTACCCCAGGCCCTGCCTGACCCCCGAGCCTGGGTGTTGAGCTGGTACCTCCCACAAGCCCCAAAGGCACACGCTCAGCACGGCGACTGGTGTGTCTCCAGCTTCCTTCTCCCACGCGGCCCCTCCTCCACGCCCCCGCCTGGCTCCCCATCCGGGCCCACTGTGGGTACAGGTACAGGCTTTGAGATTCCCATctccacaccaccaccacccacccccttcTGGTTACTGCCTGGCTCCTTAAAGGGCCCTCTGCTAACAGGAACAGGGGTCACCATGTCGGTTGGAACAGGTGATTGTGCAGAAATGTGGCGAGCTGCTCATAAAGGATTGGAAAACGCAGACGAGCAGATAAAGATCATCTCTCGCCGCACTGCCCAGTTACAGAAACTCTACTCATCCACGCAGCCTGTGgctaggggtggggggtgggggcttccgGAGGGGCTGGAACGAGAAAGCAGACGCAGGCACTGACATTTTGCTGATGTCACTCGTGCCTTTTGAGGGGGCTTGCTCATAAGCCACCATCCCGTGGGCATGATGTAATCTAGGCCCTTTGATTTTTGTGCTGCTGTGGCTGGTAACCACGGAAGATCCTTCTTCTCCCACTCGGGCCCCTCCAGTGGACATTTTCTGCACAGAGCTCCTCCTGCCCAGCCCaccttcacccctcccccacaataAACTGCTTCCAGAAGTTTCTCTGCCCTTGCTTCCGGAAGGACCAGCTGATGCATGGCACAGGCCAACAGAGTTTGTGGGTGTTCATTGTATTTGCCTGGGCCGCTTAGCGGAAACGGGGTGACCCTGCGCTGCCACAGACGGGACCCCTCAGGTCTTTGAAATGAGCAGTGGACGAAGGAACTGCCCCATTCTGTACTTGGAGCACCTTTACCTGGTGTCCGGCAATGGCCAGCGCTTGGACCCGTCTCGTCTAGGAGCTGAGCGGAGATCTCAGGGCTCCTTAGAGAGGGTGGGCCTTACTTCAGCCCGgagcccctcccttccctgcaggACCCTGTCTGACCGTCTGGGAAGGGGCTGTGCATCCTGGGACTTGAACAGTTGGGTCACAAGTTGCTAATTCCCGTCATTTCCCTCGGGCCAGGTGGCAGGTGCAGGTCTCAAAGGCCTATGTCACAGCTATCAGCACACCTACAGCCCGTGGGGCACATTCCCGATTCCCCCTCCCCAGAATTCTCAGAAGTCTTCACCGCTTCCCTGCCAAGACTCAGCTGGAGGGCTGGGAAACACGGCTGAGCTTTCCAGGGGGGCTTACAATAGGAGGCAGGGCCCCAGAACCCCTCTGTGCCACACG
The sequence above is drawn from the Neofelis nebulosa isolate mNeoNeb1 chromosome 2, mNeoNeb1.pri, whole genome shotgun sequence genome and encodes:
- the TNFRSF4 gene encoding tumor necrosis factor receptor superfamily member 4, which produces MRVAVGAQRPRAPHSAVQLLGLVLGTAAALHCVGNTYPKDGRCCSECPPGYGMESRCSSDQDTKCLQCASGFYNEAVNYEPCKPCTQCNQRSGSEPKQRCTPTQDTVCRCRPGTEPQDGYDRGVDCAPCPPGYFSPGDDQACKPWTNCTLAGKRTLRPASQGSDAVCEDRSPPATTPWETQGPPVRPPTTQPTTAWPRTSQEPFTPPAEPPRGPQLAAVLGLGLGLLAPVAAALALLLHHRAWRLPPGGNSFRTPIQEEHADANSTLAKI